The following are encoded together in the Serratia odorifera genome:
- a CDS encoding glycerate kinase, which produces MKALRKVVIAPDSFKESLSALDVAAAIERGFRQIYPDVEYVKLPMADGGEGTVDSMVAATEGEIVQLSVRGPLGMPVEAFYGLLGDGETAVIEMAAASGLHLAPSDQRDPLIATSYGTGELILAALDRGVSAIILGIGGSATNDGGAGMMQALGARLLDGQQRPLPPGGAALASLAELDLSGVDARLQQVKVTVACDVDNPLCGKNGASAIFGPQKGATPAMVEQLDNALRHYGTLLEQTTGRKVLNAPGAGAAGGMGAALLGMLDAQLRPGIEIVIETLRLEEAILGADLVITGEGRLDSQSVHGKTPIGVARVAKRHRLPVIGIAGSLAADYQVVHQHGIDAAFSVIDRIVTLEEALGSAAHNLEVTARNVAAVWQLAQR; this is translated from the coding sequence ATGAAAGCGCTGAGGAAAGTGGTAATCGCTCCGGACTCCTTTAAGGAAAGCCTGAGTGCGCTGGACGTTGCAGCGGCGATTGAACGCGGGTTTCGCCAGATTTATCCCGACGTTGAATACGTCAAGTTGCCGATGGCCGACGGCGGTGAAGGCACGGTGGATTCGATGGTGGCAGCGACCGAGGGCGAAATCGTTCAGTTGTCGGTACGTGGGCCGCTAGGCATGCCGGTTGAGGCATTTTATGGCCTGCTGGGCGACGGCGAAACGGCGGTGATTGAAATGGCGGCGGCCTCCGGCTTGCACCTGGCACCGAGCGATCAGCGCGATCCGTTGATCGCCACCAGCTATGGTACTGGCGAACTGATACTGGCGGCGCTCGATCGCGGCGTTAGCGCGATTATCCTCGGCATCGGCGGCAGCGCAACCAACGACGGCGGTGCCGGCATGATGCAGGCGCTGGGCGCCAGGCTGCTGGATGGGCAACAACGTCCCTTGCCGCCGGGCGGCGCGGCGCTGGCCAGCCTGGCCGAGCTTGACCTTTCCGGCGTGGATGCGCGTTTGCAACAGGTGAAGGTTACCGTGGCCTGCGACGTGGATAATCCGCTGTGCGGCAAAAACGGCGCTTCGGCCATTTTTGGCCCGCAAAAAGGTGCGACGCCGGCGATGGTTGAGCAGTTGGATAACGCGTTGCGTCATTACGGCACCCTGTTGGAACAGACCACTGGGCGCAAAGTGCTCAATGCACCGGGTGCCGGGGCGGCTGGCGGTATGGGCGCGGCATTGCTCGGCATGCTCGATGCGCAGCTGCGGCCAGGCATCGAAATCGTGATCGAAACCCTGCGGCTGGAAGAGGCGATCCTGGGAGCCGATCTGGTGATCACCGGCGAAGGGCGACTCGACAGTCAGTCTGTCCATGGCAAGACGCCGATTGGCGTGGCGCGCGTCGCCAAGCGGCATCGGCTGCCGGTGATTGGCATTGCCGGTAGCCTGGCGGCGGATTATCAGGTGGTGCACCAGCACGGCATCGACGCGGCGTTTTCGGTGATCGATCGCATCGTGACGCTGGAGGAGGCGCTGGGCAGCGCGGCGCATAACCTGGAAGTCACCGCGCGCAACGTGGCGGCGGTGTGGCAACTGGCACAACGGTAA
- a CDS encoding GntP family permease: MTTVSTLGALVALIVAIVLILRKVPPAYGMIAGALAGGLVGGADLIQTVTLMITGAQGITNAVMRILAAGVLAGVLIESGAAHTIAETIVRKVGETRALLALAVATLILTAVGVFIDVAVITVAPIALSIAQKAGISRVAILLAMIGGGKAGNVMSPNPNTIAAADNFHVPLTSVMMAGIVPGLCGLVVAYLLAKRLSNRGSMVSADELTVQAEGVRPGFMAAISAPLVAILLLSLRPIAGIAIDPLIALPVGGLVGALLMGRIRQCNQFMVSGLSRMAPVAIMLLGTGTLAGIIANSQLKDVLINGLTHTGLPAWLLAPLSGALMSMATASTTAGTAVASGVFSSTLLELGVSGLAGAAMIHAGATVLDHLPHGSFFHATGGSVNMAVHERLKLLPYETLVGFTIAAVSALMFGVFNLAG; encoded by the coding sequence ATGACAACGGTATCCACACTGGGTGCACTGGTGGCGTTGATTGTCGCCATCGTGCTGATTTTACGCAAGGTTCCGCCCGCTTACGGCATGATAGCCGGCGCGTTGGCGGGAGGATTGGTCGGCGGTGCCGATCTGATACAAACCGTTACGCTGATGATTACCGGCGCTCAGGGCATTACCAATGCGGTGATGCGCATTCTGGCGGCGGGCGTGCTGGCCGGGGTGCTGATTGAGTCCGGCGCGGCGCATACCATTGCCGAAACCATCGTGCGCAAAGTGGGTGAAACCCGCGCGCTGCTGGCGCTGGCAGTGGCTACACTGATCCTGACGGCGGTCGGGGTATTTATCGACGTGGCGGTGATTACGGTTGCACCGATCGCCCTGTCGATCGCGCAGAAGGCGGGGATCTCACGCGTGGCGATCCTGCTGGCGATGATCGGCGGCGGTAAGGCGGGCAACGTGATGTCGCCTAACCCCAACACCATCGCGGCGGCAGATAATTTCCACGTGCCGCTAACCTCGGTGATGATGGCGGGCATTGTGCCCGGCCTGTGCGGACTGGTGGTGGCCTACCTGCTGGCCAAGCGGCTCAGCAATCGGGGCAGCATGGTCAGTGCCGATGAGCTGACGGTGCAGGCCGAGGGCGTTCGCCCCGGTTTTATGGCGGCGATCAGCGCACCGTTGGTGGCCATCCTGCTGTTGTCGCTACGGCCGATCGCCGGCATAGCCATCGATCCCTTGATCGCCTTGCCGGTTGGCGGCCTGGTCGGCGCATTGCTGATGGGGCGAATTCGCCAATGCAATCAGTTTATGGTGTCGGGGCTGTCTCGCATGGCGCCGGTGGCGATCATGTTGCTTGGCACTGGCACGCTGGCGGGCATCATCGCCAATTCACAGTTAAAGGACGTGTTGATTAACGGCCTGACGCATACCGGCCTGCCGGCCTGGCTGCTGGCACCACTGTCCGGCGCGCTGATGTCCATGGCGACCGCGTCGACCACCGCCGGCACCGCCGTGGCATCAGGGGTGTTTAGCAGCACGCTGCTGGAACTGGGCGTCAGCGGCCTGGCGGGTGCAGCGATGATCCACGCCGGCGCTACGGTGCTTGACCATTTGCCACACGGCAGTTTCTTCCACGCCACTGGCGGCAGCGTCAATATGGCGGTGCACGAGCGGTTAAAACTGTTGCCGTACGAAACGCTGGTGGGCTTTACCATTGCGGCAGTCTCTGCGCTGATGTTTGGCGTATTCAATCTGGCAGGCTAA
- a CDS encoding sugar diacid recognition domain-containing protein — translation MLRQTTFLEESTARQIVQRAMGIINHSVNVMDHNGVIIASGDATRLFQRHEGAVLALTENRVVEIDMATAAHLKGVQPGINLPFCFRNQRVGVIGISGDPAQVRNYAELVKMAAELMVEQAALLGQHQWEKRYREELANQLLQGTGEPAALESMAAYLGLDLQQPRIVWIIELHDRQPHLLRELLSELENTQREALIAMTGFNELVLLRPASLAQGVWNLKQERKQAQQLQAQFQQRFNLRLIVGGLFGGGDGVFRSGLTARATQAMAKRLKLRHKSLFYPDYPLPSLLCDMSDDWRAQELSRPWQQLCEHDEKGVLRQTLRQYFYRNCDQTQTAVQLHIHVNTLRYRLQRIEAITGLKINELTGTLQLYIGMLMNE, via the coding sequence ATGCTCAGACAGACTACTTTTCTGGAAGAATCCACCGCTCGGCAGATCGTTCAACGCGCCATGGGGATCATCAACCATTCGGTAAACGTGATGGATCACAATGGTGTCATTATCGCCTCTGGGGATGCGACGCGGCTGTTCCAGCGTCATGAAGGCGCGGTATTGGCATTGACCGAAAACCGCGTGGTGGAGATCGATATGGCCACCGCCGCACACCTGAAAGGCGTACAGCCGGGCATTAATCTGCCGTTCTGTTTCCGCAATCAGCGGGTGGGGGTGATTGGTATCTCCGGCGATCCGGCGCAGGTGCGCAACTATGCCGAGCTGGTGAAGATGGCGGCCGAACTGATGGTGGAACAGGCGGCGCTGCTTGGCCAGCATCAGTGGGAAAAGCGCTACCGCGAAGAACTGGCAAACCAGCTGTTGCAGGGAACCGGGGAGCCGGCGGCGCTGGAATCCATGGCGGCGTATCTGGGGCTGGATCTGCAACAGCCGCGAATTGTGTGGATCATCGAGTTGCACGATCGGCAACCGCACCTGCTGCGCGAGTTGCTGAGCGAACTGGAAAACACCCAGCGTGAGGCGCTGATCGCCATGACCGGCTTCAATGAGCTGGTGTTGCTGCGGCCTGCCAGCCTGGCGCAGGGAGTGTGGAACCTGAAGCAGGAGCGCAAGCAGGCGCAGCAGTTGCAGGCGCAGTTTCAGCAGCGCTTCAATCTGCGGCTGATCGTCGGCGGGTTGTTTGGCGGCGGCGACGGCGTTTTCCGTTCCGGACTGACCGCGCGAGCCACCCAGGCGATGGCAAAGCGGCTCAAGCTACGGCATAAATCGCTGTTTTACCCGGACTATCCGTTGCCATCTCTGCTGTGCGACATGAGCGACGATTGGCGAGCCCAGGAGCTGAGCCGTCCGTGGCAGCAACTGTGTGAACACGATGAGAAAGGGGTACTGCGCCAAACCCTGCGGCAATATTTTTACCGGAACTGTGATCAAACGCAGACCGCGGTTCAGCTTCATATCCATGTCAATACCCTGCGCTATCGCCTGCAACGAATCGAGGCGATTACAGGATTAAAAATCAATGAATTAACCGGAACCTTGCAGTTGTATATCGGCATGCTGATGAACGAGTGA
- the adk gene encoding adenylate kinase → MRIILLGAPGAGKGTQAQFIMEKYGIPQISTGDMLRAAVKAGTELGKQAKEIMDAGKLVTDELVIALVKERIAQEDCRNGFLLDGFPRTIPQADAMKEAGIKVDYVLEFDVPDELIVDRIVGRRVHAPSGRVYHVKFNPPKVEGKDDVTGEELTTRKDDQEETVRKRLVEYHQLTAPLVAYYRQEADAGNTEYHKINGTRKVDEVSAELATILG, encoded by the coding sequence ATGCGTATCATTCTGCTGGGCGCTCCGGGCGCTGGTAAAGGTACTCAGGCTCAATTCATCATGGAGAAATACGGTATTCCGCAAATCTCCACCGGTGATATGTTGCGCGCAGCCGTGAAGGCCGGCACTGAACTGGGCAAGCAGGCGAAAGAAATCATGGATGCCGGCAAGCTGGTCACCGATGAGCTGGTGATTGCCCTGGTAAAAGAGCGGATCGCCCAGGAAGATTGCCGTAACGGTTTCCTGCTGGACGGTTTCCCACGCACTATTCCACAGGCCGATGCAATGAAAGAAGCCGGTATCAAGGTGGATTACGTGCTGGAATTCGACGTGCCGGACGAACTGATCGTCGATCGTATCGTTGGCCGCCGTGTGCATGCGCCATCGGGCCGCGTGTATCACGTTAAATTCAATCCGCCTAAGGTCGAAGGCAAGGATGACGTGACCGGTGAAGAGCTGACCACGCGTAAAGACGACCAGGAAGAAACCGTGCGTAAACGTCTGGTGGAATACCATCAGTTGACGGCGCCATTGGTTGCCTACTATCGCCAGGAAGCCGACGCCGGCAACACCGAATATCACAAAATCAACGGCACCCGCAAAGTTGATGAAGTGAGCGCCGAACTGGCCACTATTCTCGGCTAA
- the htpG gene encoding molecular chaperone HtpG, protein MKGQETRGFQSEVKQLLHLMIHSLYSNKEIFLRELISNASDAADKLRFRALSAPELYEGDGELRVRLSFDKEKRTLTIADNGIGMRRDEVIENLGTIAKSGTKAFLESIGSDQAKDSQLIGQFGVGFYSAFIVADKVTVRTRAAGAAADEGVFWESAGEGDYTIADISKAERGTEITLHLREGEDEYLDAWRLRSVIGKYSDHIALPVEIESNNPEEADGATHWEKINKAQALWTRSKSDITDEEYKEFYKHIAHDFTDPLSWSHNRVEGKQEYTSLLYIPAQAPWDMWNRDHKHGLKLYVQRVFIMDDAEQFMPNYLRFVRGLIDSNDLPLNVSREILQDSRVTQNLRSALTKRVLQMLEKLARDDAEAYQKFWQQFGLVLKEGPAEDAANKDAIAKLLRFASTHGDSSAQTVSLEEYVSRMSEGQDKIYYITADSYAAANSSPHLELFRKKGIEVLLLSERIDEWMMSYLTEFDGKSFQSVSKADEALEKLAEETEEQKDAEKQLEPFIERVKTLLGERVKDVRLTHRLTDTPAIVTTDADEMSTQMAKLFAAAGQQAPEVKYIFELNPEHALVKRASDVGDNEQFAEWIDLLLDQALLAERGTLEDPNQFIRRMNKLLSA, encoded by the coding sequence ATGAAAGGTCAAGAAACTCGCGGATTTCAGTCTGAAGTAAAACAACTGCTTCATTTGATGATTCATTCGCTGTACTCCAATAAAGAAATTTTCCTGCGCGAACTGATTTCCAACGCATCCGATGCGGCGGACAAACTTCGTTTCCGCGCGCTGTCTGCGCCGGAACTGTACGAAGGGGACGGCGAGCTGCGCGTACGTCTGTCCTTTGACAAAGAAAAACGTACTCTGACCATCGCTGACAACGGCATCGGCATGCGTCGCGATGAAGTGATCGAGAACCTCGGCACCATCGCCAAATCGGGCACCAAGGCTTTCCTCGAATCGATCGGTTCCGATCAGGCTAAAGACAGCCAGCTGATCGGTCAGTTCGGCGTCGGTTTCTACTCGGCGTTCATCGTCGCGGACAAGGTGACGGTACGCACCCGAGCCGCAGGCGCCGCTGCCGATGAGGGCGTGTTCTGGGAATCCGCCGGCGAGGGCGATTACACTATCGCCGACATCAGCAAAGCCGAACGTGGCACCGAAATTACGCTGCACCTGCGTGAAGGTGAAGACGAGTATCTCGACGCCTGGCGCCTGCGTTCGGTGATCGGCAAATATTCCGATCACATTGCGTTGCCGGTCGAGATCGAAAGCAACAACCCGGAAGAGGCCGACGGCGCGACCCACTGGGAGAAAATCAACAAGGCCCAGGCACTGTGGACGCGCAGCAAGTCCGATATTACCGATGAAGAATATAAAGAATTCTACAAGCACATTGCCCACGACTTCACCGACCCGCTGAGCTGGAGCCACAACCGTGTTGAAGGCAAGCAGGAATACACCAGCCTGCTGTACATCCCGGCGCAGGCACCGTGGGACATGTGGAATCGCGATCACAAACACGGCCTGAAACTGTACGTACAGCGCGTATTCATCATGGACGACGCAGAGCAGTTCATGCCGAACTACCTGCGCTTTGTGCGCGGGCTGATCGACTCCAACGATTTGCCGCTCAACGTATCGCGTGAAATTCTGCAAGACAGTCGCGTGACCCAGAACCTGCGCAGCGCGCTGACCAAACGTGTACTGCAGATGCTGGAAAAACTGGCCAGGGACGACGCTGAAGCCTATCAGAAGTTCTGGCAGCAATTCGGCCTGGTGCTGAAGGAAGGTCCGGCGGAAGATGCGGCAAACAAGGACGCAATTGCCAAGCTGTTGCGCTTTGCCTCTACTCACGGCGACAGCTCGGCGCAAACCGTGTCGCTGGAAGAGTACGTCAGCCGCATGAGCGAAGGGCAGGATAAGATCTACTATATCACCGCCGACAGCTACGCCGCGGCCAACAGCAGCCCGCACCTGGAGCTGTTCCGCAAGAAGGGCATCGAAGTACTGCTGTTGTCTGAGCGCATCGACGAATGGATGATGAGCTACCTGACCGAATTCGACGGTAAATCATTCCAGTCGGTCAGCAAGGCCGATGAAGCGCTGGAAAAACTGGCGGAAGAAACCGAAGAACAGAAAGACGCTGAAAAACAGCTGGAGCCATTCATCGAACGGGTTAAAACCCTGCTGGGCGAGCGGGTGAAGGACGTGCGCCTGACGCACCGTCTGACCGATACGCCGGCGATCGTGACCACCGATGCCGATGAAATGAGCACCCAGATGGCGAAACTGTTCGCAGCCGCCGGCCAGCAGGCGCCGGAAGTGAAGTACATTTTCGAGCTGAATCCGGAACATGCGTTGGTCAAACGCGCATCCGATGTGGGTGATAACGAACAATTTGCCGAATGGATCGACCTGTTGCTGGATCAGGCGTTGCTGGCCGAACGCGGCACGTTGGAAGATCCGAACCAGTTCATCCGCCGCATGAACAAGTTGCTTTCCGCATAA
- the recR gene encoding recombination mediator RecR encodes MQTSPLLETLMEALRCLPGVGPKSAQRMAFQLLQRDRSGGMRLAQALTRAMSEIGHCADCRTFTEQDICTICANPRRQQNGQICVVESPADIHAIEQTGQFAGRYFVLMGHLSPLDGIGPGDIGLDRLEQRLEQESISEVILATNPTVEGEATANYIAEMCGQYGVLASRIAHGVPVGGELEMVDGTTLSHSLAGRHAIKY; translated from the coding sequence ATGCAAACCAGTCCGCTGCTTGAAACCTTGATGGAGGCGCTGCGCTGCCTGCCGGGCGTTGGCCCGAAATCGGCGCAGCGTATGGCGTTTCAACTGCTGCAGCGCGATCGCAGCGGTGGCATGCGTCTGGCACAGGCGCTGACCCGTGCGATGTCGGAAATCGGCCATTGCGCCGATTGCCGCACCTTCACCGAGCAGGACATTTGCACCATATGCGCCAATCCGCGTCGTCAGCAAAACGGCCAGATTTGCGTGGTGGAAAGTCCGGCGGATATCCATGCCATCGAGCAGACCGGCCAGTTCGCCGGCCGCTATTTTGTGCTGATGGGCCATCTGTCGCCGCTTGACGGCATCGGGCCCGGCGATATCGGTCTCGATCGGCTGGAGCAACGGCTGGAACAGGAAAGCATCAGCGAAGTGATCCTGGCCACCAACCCGACGGTGGAAGGCGAAGCAACCGCCAATTACATCGCGGAAATGTGCGGCCAGTACGGCGTACTGGCCAGCCGCATTGCGCACGGTGTGCCGGTAGGCGGTGAATTGGAAATGGTCGACGGCACCACGCTGTCGCACTCATTGGCCGGTCGCCACGCCATCAAATACTGA
- the dnaX gene encoding DNA polymerase III subunit gamma/tau yields MSYQVLARKWRPQTFADVVGQEHVLTALANGLTLGRIHHAYLFSGTRGVGKTTIARLLAKGLNCETGITATPCGQCDNCREIEQGRFVDLIEIDAASRTKVEDTRDLLDNVQYAPARGRFKVYLIDEVHMLSRHSFNALLKTLEEPPAHVKFLLATTDPQKLPVTILSRCLQFHLKALDVEQIRNQLETVLQAEQIASDARALQLLARAADGSMRDALSLTDQAIAMGEGQVTSATVSHMLGTLDDEQPLAILEALVSADGEKVMAQVAQAAARGVDWENLLVETLALLHRIAMVQLLPSVLDHHYAAIEQRLRELARSLPPTDVQLYYQTLLVGRKELAYAPDRRMGVEMTLLRALAFHPKAQIPEPVAITPTSSTQGVTPAVPAAQARSAAPSPSETPPPLGQAAPSSPAVNLPDATAQLLKARTQLQRQQGASTPKKSEPAAPGRARPANSALERLASVTERSQQRQAEKIVKEKPAKPEAYRWRAQTAPEAAPEPLATPKALRTALEHEKTPELSAKLVVESIARDPWAAEIDRLTIPKLVQQLALNAFKQQSEPGKICLHLRPAQRHLNTPSAQKALCDALSELHGGPIELTVVEDENPAERTPLEWRQAIYEEKLAQARQSIVADTNIQTLRRFFDADLDEDSIRPI; encoded by the coding sequence ATGAGCTATCAGGTTCTCGCCCGTAAGTGGCGCCCGCAAACCTTTGCAGATGTGGTTGGGCAAGAACACGTCCTGACCGCACTGGCCAACGGCCTAACGCTTGGGCGGATTCATCATGCCTATCTATTCTCGGGCACGCGCGGCGTGGGTAAGACCACCATCGCCCGCCTGTTGGCCAAAGGCCTTAACTGTGAAACCGGCATTACCGCTACCCCATGTGGCCAATGCGACAACTGCCGCGAGATTGAGCAGGGGCGTTTTGTCGATCTTATCGAGATCGATGCGGCCTCCAGAACCAAGGTGGAAGATACCCGCGATCTGCTGGACAACGTGCAGTACGCGCCAGCACGCGGCCGTTTCAAGGTCTATCTGATCGATGAAGTGCACATGCTGTCGCGCCATAGCTTCAATGCGTTGCTGAAAACGCTGGAAGAGCCGCCGGCGCATGTGAAATTTTTATTGGCGACCACCGATCCGCAAAAACTGCCGGTGACCATTCTGTCACGCTGCCTGCAATTCCATTTGAAGGCGCTGGACGTGGAGCAAATCCGCAATCAGCTGGAAACGGTACTGCAGGCAGAACAGATCGCGAGCGACGCTCGTGCACTGCAACTGTTGGCGCGCGCCGCCGACGGCAGCATGCGCGACGCCCTTAGCCTGACCGATCAGGCGATCGCCATGGGCGAGGGCCAGGTCACCAGTGCCACCGTCAGCCATATGCTCGGCACGCTGGACGACGAACAGCCGTTGGCGATCCTTGAAGCGCTGGTGAGCGCCGACGGCGAAAAAGTCATGGCCCAGGTGGCGCAAGCGGCAGCTCGCGGCGTCGACTGGGAAAACCTGCTGGTGGAAACCCTGGCGCTGTTGCACCGCATTGCGATGGTGCAATTGCTGCCTTCGGTGCTGGACCATCATTACGCGGCTATCGAACAGCGACTGCGCGAGCTGGCGCGCAGCTTGCCGCCCACCGACGTGCAACTGTATTACCAGACGTTACTGGTGGGCCGTAAAGAACTGGCCTATGCCCCCGATCGCCGTATGGGCGTAGAAATGACCCTGTTGCGAGCGTTGGCGTTTCACCCCAAGGCGCAGATCCCCGAACCGGTTGCGATTACCCCAACGTCCTCGACGCAGGGCGTGACGCCGGCCGTCCCGGCAGCGCAGGCGAGGTCGGCAGCGCCGTCACCGTCAGAGACGCCGCCGCCGTTAGGGCAGGCCGCACCCTCGTCACCGGCGGTAAATTTACCGGATGCCACCGCGCAATTATTGAAGGCGCGCACCCAGTTGCAGCGGCAACAGGGGGCATCTACACCAAAAAAGAGTGAGCCGGCGGCGCCTGGAAGAGCGCGGCCGGCAAACTCGGCACTGGAGCGATTGGCTTCCGTGACTGAGCGCAGCCAGCAGCGTCAGGCGGAAAAAATCGTCAAGGAAAAACCGGCCAAGCCGGAGGCGTATCGCTGGCGGGCGCAAACCGCGCCAGAAGCAGCGCCAGAACCACTGGCGACGCCAAAGGCACTGCGTACCGCGCTGGAACATGAAAAAACCCCCGAGCTGTCGGCTAAACTGGTGGTAGAGTCAATCGCGCGCGACCCGTGGGCGGCGGAAATAGACCGGCTGACTATCCCGAAACTGGTGCAGCAACTGGCGTTGAACGCCTTTAAACAGCAGTCGGAACCCGGCAAGATTTGTCTCCATCTGCGGCCTGCGCAGCGCCATCTGAACACCCCCTCGGCGCAAAAGGCGTTATGCGACGCGCTCAGCGAGCTGCACGGCGGCCCGATTGAGCTGACCGTAGTGGAAGACGAAAACCCGGCGGAGCGTACGCCGCTGGAGTGGCGGCAAGCCATTTATGAAGAAAAACTGGCGCAGGCGCGTCAGTCCATCGTTGCGGATACCAATATCCAGACGCTGCGTCGCTTCTTTGATGCAGATCTGGATGAAGACAGTATCCGCCCCATTTAA
- the apt gene encoding adenine phosphoribosyltransferase gives MTATAQQLQFIKDSIKTIPDYPKPGILFRDVTSLLENPLAYAASIELLVERYREAGVTKVVGTEARGFLFGAPVALALGVGFVPVRKPGKLPRATLIESYELEYGTDQLEIHSDAISADDVVLVVDDLLATGGTIEATAKLIRRLGGQVKDAAFIINLPDLGGEARLNKLGIDCYSLVNFAGH, from the coding sequence ATGACCGCTACTGCGCAGCAGCTTCAGTTTATCAAAGACAGTATCAAAACCATCCCGGATTACCCTAAACCGGGCATCCTGTTCCGTGACGTCACCAGCCTGCTGGAGAATCCGCTGGCTTACGCTGCCAGCATCGAGCTGCTGGTTGAGCGTTATCGCGAAGCAGGCGTCACCAAAGTGGTCGGTACCGAAGCGCGTGGTTTCCTGTTTGGTGCGCCGGTGGCGCTGGCGTTGGGCGTGGGGTTTGTGCCGGTGCGCAAGCCGGGCAAATTACCGCGTGCCACGCTGATTGAAAGCTATGAGCTGGAATACGGCACCGACCAGCTTGAAATCCACAGCGATGCCATCAGCGCTGACGACGTGGTATTGGTGGTGGACGATCTGTTGGCGACCGGCGGTACCATCGAAGCCACCGCCAAACTGATCCGCCGTTTGGGTGGCCAGGTGAAAGACGCCGCCTTTATCATCAACCTGCCGGATCTCGGTGGCGAAGCGCGTCTGAACAAGCTTGGCATCGATTGCTACAGCCTGGTCAACTTCGCGGGTCATTGA
- a CDS encoding DUF454 family protein gives MTRWLLIAVGWVAVALATLGVVLPLLPTTPFLLLAAWCFARSSPRFHQWLLYRSWFGGYLRHWQRHRALPPGAKWKAMLFIVLTFAVSLWLVKIWWVRGLLLLMLATLLIVMLRLPVVDPQQHKRR, from the coding sequence ATGACGCGTTGGCTGTTGATCGCTGTAGGTTGGGTAGCGGTGGCGTTGGCCACGCTGGGCGTAGTGTTACCGTTGTTGCCGACCACCCCTTTTCTGCTGCTGGCGGCCTGGTGTTTCGCCCGCTCGTCGCCGCGGTTCCATCAATGGCTGCTGTACCGTTCATGGTTCGGCGGTTATCTGCGTCATTGGCAACGGCACCGCGCATTGCCGCCGGGCGCCAAATGGAAGGCGATGCTGTTTATCGTGCTGACTTTCGCCGTGTCGTTATGGCTGGTGAAAATCTGGTGGGTGCGCGGTCTGCTGCTGCTGATGCTGGCGACGCTGTTGATCGTCATGCTACGTCTGCCGGTGGTTGATCCGCAGCAGCACAAACGGCGCTGA
- a CDS encoding GntR family transcriptional regulator, protein MVVDKASYTPLYKQLYSIICHRILDGTYRLGDRLPTQKDIARQFDVSLIVVKQAWNALVESGIIASQRGTGSVVNALPEGASYGHTFRGITADLSFSQIRIDSQILDIALRSAKDALLDGLNLPPGNKYLFISRVRSAKGKPFNHEKIYINLAFFPGLQLQPQDLANQSLYQLLMARYQIAIGSAVEKIDAILPSRELCELLQIAANTPLLSVARQTFLSGADQPFEYCRYAVLSEYFGEIHYQ, encoded by the coding sequence TTGGTGGTAGATAAGGCGAGCTATACGCCATTATACAAGCAGTTATATTCCATTATCTGCCATCGGATCCTTGACGGCACCTATCGGCTGGGCGATCGCCTGCCGACGCAAAAAGACATCGCCCGCCAGTTTGATGTATCGCTGATTGTGGTAAAGCAGGCGTGGAACGCGCTGGTGGAAAGCGGCATCATTGCGTCGCAGCGTGGTACCGGCTCGGTGGTCAATGCGTTGCCGGAGGGCGCCAGTTACGGTCATACCTTCCGCGGTATCACCGCCGATCTCAGTTTTTCCCAGATCCGCATCGACAGTCAGATCCTCGACATTGCGCTACGCAGCGCCAAAGATGCCCTGCTGGACGGGTTGAACCTGCCACCCGGCAATAAATACCTGTTTATTTCGCGCGTGCGTTCCGCCAAGGGCAAGCCGTTCAACCATGAGAAAATCTATATCAACCTGGCGTTTTTCCCCGGGTTGCAACTGCAGCCGCAGGATCTGGCCAATCAATCGCTCTATCAGTTGCTGATGGCGCGTTATCAGATCGCCATCGGGTCGGCGGTAGAAAAAATCGACGCCATCTTGCCATCTCGTGAACTGTGTGAACTGCTGCAGATAGCGGCGAATACGCCATTGCTGTCGGTCGCTCGGCAAACTTTTCTCAGCGGTGCCGATCAGCCGTTTGAATATTGCCGTTATGCGGTGCTCTCGGAATATTTTGGCGAGATTCATTATCAGTAG